Genomic DNA from Kryptolebias marmoratus isolate JLee-2015 unplaced genomic scaffold, ASM164957v2 Scaffold153, whole genome shotgun sequence:
ccagccactatggctggtgaacaaaatttttaatttccacccctgcttgtTACCAGCCACCATAGACATTGTTTACATAGACACCTCGAAGACTGGCGCTGTCTTTTAGAGCTGACGAGTCAGTGTGGCCGACATCTTGGCCGGGTCCTTCACGCGCcccccagttcatttctttgtactgatgaagctgtatgtccaactaaaataatcataaCTCTCCGAATCTGTACccgattttcacacagttttgttagttacaaacagcagagatgtagttacgATACAgggtgctttcacacattaaaaatacgtACTTTCatgctgaaatactttgttttatgctctttaacaaagacagacatatagtatGGCACATTAATAGATGTATATTTcaatatatttcatattttaataaagaaacaagtttgattgttcatttcaatttattttactctctcacactcacatatacacacacaatcctcAGCCTTCTGTATACACATCAAtaaattctttatatttttgtgtgctgtgcatgcacacatacacacatttttttaaaaggcctggaaaagtaatctttaaaaactccaggtcattccagggtcttacactgccctgctttaactggggctggagagctgagctttactggaagctctctgcagctttccttcaggtttctgccttcaaaatgtgaagaaaaaaaactgaatgagctAACGAGAGAggagcaccagttcctcctgttagcattttgttgtttaccagATAACGTTAGCTACaataacataatataataaatggtcaaataaccaaaattattgttcagtcttacttgtAAAAGGTAATTTCAcgtgatataaaatccggtcatagctgctcgctctgtggtTACTCCCGTCAGCTCTTaaagagaggagagatccgTTCAACATGGCGGTGACAGCGGAAGCACTCCGGGACGTAATAAGGCAtctatatatttatgtttgttcaatatcgatCAATCAGGACcggataatccagtcagacacATCAACCCTGGAGACTTACGTATTGTTTCGAGGATCAAACCGCTGTTAAACGAGTCCTCGATCAGTGGTTCTAGCACCACCATAGTAACCACTACATTACCTAAACTGCCGCAGAGAGCCACTTTGatgtcacctaaacccgaccaattaaatattaaaatcaagttctgtcctgctgcccgtttttcgaTTCGTATTTCTgattttagcctaaaagtgaaatatgaaaaaccaggcagtTTTTcgtgtgataataaaaaataaaaaacaaaataaccagtccgttttataattatttgatttttgattgtcaattaaaaatggaaagaacgaatgatacacggatttaAATGGATAaagggataaatgaaaaatggacaaatgGATAAagggataaataaaaaatggataaatgaaaaataaataaatgtataaatgactaaattatCGACCTGTCACAATATTggacagtgttccctcgcccggacgcgggtcaccggggccccactctggagccaggcctggaggtggggcacgttggcgagtgCCTGGTGGCCAGGCTTTTGCTCATGGAGCCCCGCCGGGCACCGCCTGAATAGGTCACATGGGTCCCctttcccatgggctcaccacctatgggaggggccaaaggggtcgggtgtgGACACTCTTTCCCTCTGGAGTTGTCCCTGGTGAGAGGTGCCGAGCAgaagtgggcatacttgttgccccccatcttggtgcctgtacgttggggtttaccccagtaaacgagagggtagccttcctccgcctacgtgtggggggacgggtcctgactgttgtttgcgcttatgcgccaaacagcagttcagattacccaccctttttggagtccttggaggggttactggagagtgcccctcctggggactcccttgttctgctaggggacttcaatgctcacgtgggcaatgacagtgagacctggaggggtgtggttggaaGGAACGACTCCTTGATCTGAACccatttcatctgatctgcggccgcatgtcttggacactcgggtgaagagaggggtggagctgtcaactgaccactacctgatggtgagttggctccgatggtgggggaggatgccggtcagacctggcaggcccaaacgtattgtgaagatctgttgggaacgtctggcagagtctcctgtcaggcagagctttaactcccaccttcaggagaactttgaacatgttccgggggaggtgggggacattgagctcgagtgggccatgttccgtgcctccattgttgaggcagcttattggagctgtggccgcaaggtagttggtgcctgtcacGGTGGCAACCCTCAAacctgctggtggacaccggcagtgagggatgctgtcaggctgaataAGGAGTCTTATCGGgcctttttggcctgtgggactccagaagcagctgacaggtgccggcagtccaagcggcatgcagctcggatggtcgctgaggcaaaaactcgggcatgggaggagttcggagaggccatggagaaagacttctgtacggcttcgaggcgattctggtccaccatacggcgtctcaggagaggaaagcagtgcagcaccaacactgcaCTTTAtagtggggggggggtgtgctgctgacctcgactggggatgtcgtgggtcggtgggtggaatacttcgaagacctcctcaatcccaccagcacgtcttccattcaggaggaagagcctGGAGactttgggtcggactctccaatttccggtgctgaggtcactgaggtggttaaaaagctcctctgtggcaaggctccgggggtggatgagattcgcccggagttcctgaaggctctggatgttgtagggttgtgtttgTTAACgggactctgcaatattgcgtggacatcgggggcagttctcctggattggcagaccggggtggtggtccccttattcaaaaagggggaccggagtgTGTGTTCtaattacagagggatcacactcttaagtctccctggtaaggtctattcgggggttctggagaggagggtccgtcggatagttgaacctcggattcaggaagagcagtgtggttttcgtcctggtNcgtggaacactggaccagctatataccctcagcagggtcctcgAGGTGCATGGGACTTCGCCCAACctgtctacatgtgttttgtgaacTTGGAGagggcgttcgaccgtgtccctcggggaatcctgtggggggtgctccgggagtgtggggtaccaggccctttgatacgggctgttaggtccctatatgaccggtgtcagagctcgGTCCgcattgccagcagtaagtcggattcgtttccggtgagagttggactctgccaagattgccctttgtcacagattctgttcataacatttatggacagaatttctaggtgcagccaaggtgttgaggggatccgttttggtggccttaggattgcatctctgctttttgcagatgatgtggtcctattggcttcatccggccgtgatctacagcttttactggagcggttcgcagccgagtgtgaagcagctgggatgaggaccagtgcctccaaatctgaggccatggtcttgagctggaaaagggtagagtgccttttccgggtcggggaagatgtcctgccccaagtggaagagaggaaaaatggagcgggagattgacaggtggattggtgcagcgtctgcagttaAGCAGacactgtaccggtctgtcgtggtgaagagagagctgagtcaaaaggcgaagctctcaatttaccagtcgatctacattcctaccctcatctatggtcacgagctttgggtagtgaccaaaagaacgagatcgcgaatacaagcggctgaaatgagttttctccgcagggtgtgtgggctctcccttagagatagggtgagaagctcggtcatccgggagggactcagagtagagtagtgccgctgcttctccacatcgagaggagccagttgaggtggctcgggcatctggttaggatgcctcttggacgcctccctggtgaggtatTCTGGGCACGTCCaaccaggaggaggcccagaggaagacccaggacacactggagagactatatttctcggctggcctgggaacgccttgggattccgcTGGAGGAGCTgacccaagtggctggggagagggaagtctgggtttctctgcttaggctgctacccccgcgacccggccccggataagcggaagaagatggatggatggatggatggatggatggatggatggatagatggactaaatataaaagggaatataaaaatgccaattacttatttatgtgtttctttcactcatttatttatcatttattgatttattttacccatttgtatttctttcactcatttatttttcatttattcagttaatttacccatttatttatttaattttggctgaAATGGCTCTCCATAGAAGTGTGCACACAAGATCAAAACCACATAGCATTTCTttgaacctttttgttttataacatgTCATAGAAAAGAGCTTTTGTACTATTTCAGATGCCCCATCTGCATTTTCCTGACTTGGTGTGGGTTCTGCTGCTCAGCCTGTTGCTCATCTGCATCCCTGTGGCACACACAGCCAAGTGTCCACAGCAGTGTGTTTGTGACCAGATCCTGCTCACTGTCTCCTGTGTTAACAAGAATCTGACCAACGTTCCTTCCACTGTTGATGAGGTTTCTTTTCACTcacataaattaacattttctgcAGTGTTCTTTCCACTAAATAcaagaattaaaacatttttgttttgcttgttctCTTTCTCTCCTTAAAGATCACAGTCAAATTGGATCTTCGAAGTAATGACCTCCAGGAAGTTCCTGCCGGCGCTTTCAAACACACTCCCTACCTTACTCACCTGTCACTGCAGCGGTGCAACATCCGCAGAGTTATGGAGGGGGCTTTCCGTGGCCTCGGCCGCCTGGTCTTCCTAAACCTTGCCAACAACAACATAGAGATACTTTACCAGGTGATGGAAAACAGACATACAAAGCCAGACGCTGTACAGGGTTTCTCCTTTTCTCACATGAAAATGCTTCTACACTCTGACTGTAGCTTCAACTGTAGCTTCAGTGACTTTGGTTGGTTTttcttctctcattttttttgtgcaaaagtgCACTTTTGGCTTGTTGTAAAACCATTTTATCTCTAACATAGTCATACTGTCCATTGTCCTTAGGTGGAGGCAGGATGTCCAGTTATGTCCTCATTGTTCTTCCTCTGAGAAGCTGGAAAGAGGATTCACCAGTTGTGGCATGAGGTGATGCCTTGTATCTGTGAAGCATTTCAGTAACTGTAGGCTTCCAGGGTTATTGGGTAGCTTGTGTTGCTTAAATGGAGTCTTTCCTGAAGACAGTGGACACTTGTTAGTTAGGAATGCCATGACAGTGTTTGTCATAGCATTAAGAGTAAATGCTACTTCTTGCCATTTGCTGAAATAATCAGCAAGGGTGATGGCAAACCTGCAGTCATAAGGCCAATGTTCAAATAGACCCACAATGTTGACAGCAATGTGTTGAAGTGGACTCTCTGCAAACTTGATATAGTGGAGTACTTCCTCTCTGCTAGAGACCTGTTGCAAGAAGCAAAAGCAGCAATGTGCTCCACATTGTCTGAGTGCAACTGTGTAAGAATGACTCCGAACCCATAGTCTGAGACATCTGTTGTGATGAATGTTAGCAGTTTAGGGTTGTAGACGGCAAGTAGAAACTTGCCAAACCAGGTGGTCAGACAGATATACAGGAGCAGGGACAGTTGGTATAAGTGGGTTAGTAGGGCtcagagtctttccaaagggctaactttttacagccctattcatttaatgtattttgtgGTGCAGAATTATTGACAGACGTCTTGTCCTGCCCCCTTGGTTTGCAGCttatttgggctaatttagttcagcatGGGTCAGCCCAAAGCCACGAgctttagccaatgagggtggatGTACAATAATGTGCTTCAAGCACAAGTGTATGTGGGTTTGATTTGGCATGGACTGAGTATGATGTCAAGCAAGATAAACGTAAACTAggtggattattttatttatttattattttatttatttttctcacccATTTTCCTTAATatctttgggggaaaaaacgGAAGTGTAGAGGTTGGGTGCGGATGGACCGCTTTTCAAAAGGAAAAGtggcaaaaccaaagttttctgtgacttgattttaatgaaaggacCGGCTAACAGCAAGTTAACAAATCTAGAAAAGGTAAgtctcatttaaataaaaaaaaaactgcactttcaaatattgcatgttttgtttgattttatcagtgtgattagtaattgtgttaaggagtgtggtgcagtagtatgcaaagctgtttgactgggaaaaataatctgaaataattaaagttgCAACCCTTTAATGCAGGGGATTAAGTATTTGATagctgacagaggctctgtgtaagctatctgttagcccaccctacaaatatcccCACCAGCCACCACTGTACAGAAGCCTGCCCAGTCAGGGCCTTATAGGTCaccaataaaactttaaaataatttccaaaACAAACTGGGAGCCTATTGAAATTTAGGAAGTTTGAAGCCacctaaacttttattttaacgaGGTAGTCAAatagtggtttaaaaaaaagaagaagaatgattGCACTTTAACTGTAGGTAGACCTGAGTGTTGTCTGCATAGGactgaaatgaaatgtaaaattttcttaaaaagaagCTTAAAGGGAGCATAACAATGGAAAGTAAAATGGGTCCAACAATAGATCCTTGGGGAACTCCAAGGggcctgaagaagaagaagcagattcTCCAAGACTTACAGAGAAACTCCTCTGTCAGACAGGTAATACCTGAACCATTCTACTGCTGTGCCTTTGATACCCCATTGCTTCATTGCTCAGGCAAGTCCTAAAAGAACTTAGCTGAAAAAGTTTTTCATGTGTTATGAAACTAGTAAGACTGCGACTATCAGGATGGAGAGGCAGTTGGTGGAAAGCCGAccttaaataaatctgactgtaATGTGTGACATTGGCCAGTTTTGCCAACAGGTCTTCCATATGAGGCATAGAATGACAGTCTATTATCACACTTTTATTGGGTTTACAGAGATCAACACAAAGCCTCAAGTCTCCTTTGCATTTTCGTGCCACCACTAGAGGACTCAcccattcaaatctgtccactgggtCAATGATGTCTGGTTGGAGAAAGTGCTTGAGCTCTTGAAGTAGAGTAGATAACACCTCAGTATATGTATTCCCTACAGTTGTTTTCGACAATGCGAGCTTAAAAGCCCACAATCCACTTCCTGAAAAGGGATCTTATCCAAAGGCAATGTCTCAACTTGGAACCCAGGCCCCATTGCCACTCAGCATAGCTGTATCCCAGATATCTCTCTCTGCTGAAACTTTTTCATGTACCCTGAGTGGCAGATGTCTTAGTTTTTGGTGTACAGGTTGCACTGGGTTGTGTCTTTGAACCTTGTGGATGAATCTTTTATTACATCCAAGTTGGTGAGCTGAAGCAGAATCTACATTATTCattatgcatgtttttatgtCAGTGGAAGGTTCTTTTGCATCATTCTCTTTAATGAAAGTTATTTCTCTAACAATGATGTTAATCTGCAGCGCTTTAATCAGGTCCAAGCCCAGTAGCAGTGGTGGTCTTCACTATATAGAACAGGGGTagacaatcctggtcctcgagggccactatcctgcatgttttacttgtttctctgctccagcacacctgatttgaatcaatgggtgattaacaggcttctgcagaacatgaattaggtgtgttagagcagggaaagaagtaaaacatacaggatagtggccctcgaggaccaggattgcccaccccttaTATAGAatgatgttaaaatgtttttgttttgatttgctactGCTGCTGTAATTTGTAGGCAGCCAATGACAGGTAGGCCATATTTTGCATATCTGACAAGTTTAACTTCGGGTTCTGTCAATGGACATTGTGCAAATGTCACTTGTAGACAGTTTCTGGTTAAATAGTCAGATGCTCCAGTGTCTACATATAACACCAGGACATGGAAGTTTCCTTGTGGTGCTTCAGTGTTCATTTTGCATGTGGTTTTACCAAATGCTACAGCCATCAGCCTCACATAATTAACTGCTAATTCAGTAAGTACTGCTAATTCAGGAACAACTACTTCTCTCAGATATCTACAGTGTTCATTACATTAATCCTGTAAATATCTGGAGCTGAAAGTTTAATACACATAAAAGGTTAAAGTGGCATCATTTGTCCTAAGAAGAAGAATGTTTTATctgtaatgggaaaaatactgtttcagtgattcttgctgcatgtgaccaccatgttttagtttagttaggaatgCCTTTATTCTTATCCCTATAGGGTGCCTGGATGTATGTGTTATCTGgtccttttgtttccccctgacccctcctgactgtatggaaatttaccagTATGCGCCTACAAGCCTATAAAGGATGTGTTCTTTATTTACCTTTCCTTTTGGtcagctatctgacccttctgttccccccgacccctcctcatcctacaatggtataagaagggggagctatctgtaatgcttcagattcactctgttgactcacctcagctcagtgattctcagctatatggcttaaataaattatccttagacaaaactcttcgttgtcctctttgttaaagaaaattccacaacacatctatccatccattttgtttaccCACTTTTCTATGTAGTATAatgggggagctggtgcatatctccagcagtcactgtgagagagatgggggacaccctgaacaggtctccagtccatcacagggacacatagagacaaacgagacaaacaaccattcatgctctcactcacacctcgggacaatttagagttaccaattaacctaaaatgcatgttttggtctgtgggaggaaaccagaatacAACCCACGCATGTATGGGTAGAACATATAaacgccacacagaaagactgcAGCAGGGTTGTGAACCTGCAACTTTCTTATTATAAaatgacagctctaaccactgtgttGCTGTGCCATATGTGTCAGATATCTGAAAAATTaggagcagctgacagagaaaatcagtcatattgcaaaaaacatggaaagtgacatctcatggattttaatgaaactgggtgTGTGAATAGTACTTGGCTAGTGTAAATCtttcccaaaatattttggcatAATATTAAGTGGTTGCCATGATATCCAGCCGTGTGTTTTGGGGCCAAATACGCCTCAAATTCAGCAAGTTAATTAGACCAAAAATGGCACTTTTCAATGCATAGAAAAAATACTATGCATcccaaaatttttaaaataaggtcctATTTCGAGTTctcaaattagttaaaaaacacgcttcactaaaaattaaattgtcgGAGTTTGGACCTAATCGGTGACTTCATATTCAATAGATATTAAGAAAAATAGTGTATTTTcttatatgtgtaaaaaaaacttaattgaCCTTTTTGAAAATGCCTCAATAAATGGGGCGGAAACTTGAGAATTTGATGCATTCTAGAGTGATTTTTGTCGTTGTAACGGTTCAACGAAACATTTACCGCCACATGTTGTCATAACAATAGCGTATGCACCAGGAGTTTTAACCATAGAAAACGACTTTCAATTGACTCGAAATATTATCGTAAGTATATTTAGTAATTTATACTAGAAATGATTGCTTCATATAATTGATTTACAACCCTTTTTCATGTAACAGTTCTTGTGGTTGCATAAGAACAAGTAGAGCTACAATGTGGAATACGTTTTTTCTCGAGACCAGTTGTCATGACTGATTAGAATTTTCTTGTCTCAGAATCAGATTCATTTGGACTCGGCACAATGAGCTGCTCATTTGCCGTGATCCCAGGACTTTTTCCACCCATTGAGTGTGGTAGCAGTTCAAGagaatctgaaactgttttgcCACTGAATGATTGCAAACGCAATGTTCACAGTCATCTGCAATCCACCCGTACAATTGTTTATACATATATTCCTGTTTTGTAAACCATGAACCTCAGCATGGTGACTTGCTCTTGACTTTGTCATTGTGACCTGCAGACATCTTGTACGTGCAAGTGTCCATATTTCAATAGTTTGTGAGTTATCATGCAGTTATCCCTAGATATTGATTTGTAtaggtttatttgaaatttaggtGGTAGTTACTTGTTAGTGTCTCACCTTGGCAGCACTAACTGTAGAGTgtgtaaattaaaccatttttacagtttttgtaagATCTTTGAACCCTGATAATAAAAATTGAGTGTAGGCCTATGCCACATAATGGTATTGCCATAGAATtgcaataactttttttttattttttcatgggTCACTCTATAAATGACATATGATGACAATATGATGGGTTGATCCTCACATTCTGGAATATCTtttcaaaaaagccatttttacagtttcttcatattttgcCAATTTTGGAATTTGGGCTTATACTGAATTGTTCACAGATTTTCCATGGGTATGGGTCaataaattttttttccataaatgt
This window encodes:
- the LOC119616842 gene encoding chondroadherin-like protein, coding for MPHLHFPDLVWVLLLSLLLICIPVAHTAKCPQQCVCDQILLTVSCVNKNLTNVPSTVDEITVKLDLRSNDLQEVPAGAFKHTPYLTHLSLQRCNIRRVMEGAFRGLGRLVFLNLANNNIEILYQVEAGCPVMSSLFFL